Proteins from a single region of Megalopta genalis isolate 19385.01 chromosome 3, iyMegGena1_principal, whole genome shotgun sequence:
- the gek gene encoding serine/threonine-protein kinase gek isoform X2, whose product MTEVVSKDFGKEHPYRKRDMSDSSQHQYNQPPPDIMPKGLAINGIGGRLRQLEAVFIGGPVQGEGRVGHTFSIETLIDILLVLYDECCNSSLRREKTVSDFIEFVKPVATCIKSLQLAREDFEIVKVIGRGAFGEVCVVRMRGSDKVFAMKILNKWEMLKRAETACFREERDVLVYGDRRWITNLHYAFQDDNNLYLVMDYYCGGDLLTLLSKFEDRLPEDMARFYIAEMVLAIGSIHDLRYVHRDIKPDNVLLDANGHIRLADFGSCLRLFEDGTVQSNVAVGTPDYISPEILRAMEDGQGQYGPECDWWSLGVCMYEMLYGETPFYAESLVETYGKIMNHKNCFDFPADDMYDVSEEAKDLMRKLICSSEFRLGQNGIDDFKKHPWFDGVNWDTLRDSTAPYIPEVSSPTDTSNFDVDDTDVRSSDAVPPAANSAFSALHLPFVGFSFTQGSCISDLGCLPAITQKDKRVQILEEENAQLTKAVEDLKNQVGHSLPGISPDSNNATRKLQDEINTLTKRNCELESQLKSMEVPRELRNLDNGEMTKLRELEKLVRSLRLEKEEAIKDKLDVQEKLKLQDKELKDALTQRKLAMAEYTEVTDKLSELRQQKQKLSRQVRDKEEELEVVMQKVDSLRHDIRKAEKLRRELENRVEEAMAETSKERKLRERSEEYCKQMQEETEKIRQRSMGNDVSANHALATQEINRLKAEVEKLEVQYNENLNQQQSRFNLEIRSLQEQLHEAEARRDLLEREVQLTKEKLDAARLENITDSEETINELSRRHEREKIMLVEENKKLMLELNTLTDSVNRIQGERRQLEDEYEELRNKKEAIAQWEAQITEIIQWVSDEKDARGYLQALATKMTEELEFLKHSGGVGGVGSGSTMADKNWRNRRSQKLDKMELLNLQSSLQSEIQAKQAISEELTKTRSDLIAAQKELRDFRQRFDTVTHEIKRKEMQIKELQARLDTGDGSVLSSKTSSKSSNIVCTKPQRIIVHQPSSPLPVMRAPRVTTCRLLTRFVPVNTFISQNAVAIVSPPVLERPTSQMSYLEHFLKETASSTRHGSADSVEADIEDNRAPSISSSKSNLSELSIDPTSPLSHELLNKSSASHGQTSLQPKPKSHQFLVRTFSAPTKCNHCTSLMVGLTRQGVVCEVCGFACHMPCCDKVPPMCPVPHDQTKRPLGIDPTRGIGTAYEGYVKVPKMGGVKKGWVRQFVVVCDFKLFLYDISPDRNALPSVSVSQVLDMRDEEFSVSSVRDSDVIHATKKDIPCIFRITTSLLEPPGLRNHTLMLADTESEKTKWVVALSELHRILKKNNLPNTTIFRAKELLDNTLALIKNVMSGAIIDPDRLVIGTEEGLFCLDLDRSEIARVGEGKKIYLLEYVTEEQLIVVLSGKQRHVRLVPVRALDGDEVEWIKVAETKGCITLTTGVVRRSPLTYCLCVAIKKQNASQVIIYEITRTKTRHKRIRELMLPCHAQTLQVLSEGRFCVGYPSGFSIYSILGDHHAISLVHSENTLLGFLTYSAVDALRCIELPRGEFLLVFHTLAVYVDSQGRKNRDREIMYPAVPTAVSYCEGYLLVYSDTHIDVFDCTTGDWLQTLNVKRARPLNTSGSLTSCIINDMPHVIFLSNLHQHASGRQMTRPRRRFSLREGNRAVRPTDRRSKMISAPTNFNHISHVGPGNGIQIQRLLDLATTLETADQQHSSHHSSAHLHSSQQRLYGPTLQTASKPAPLPPRHPPSDTRRLSSHISRNSGYSPHNGSTSSRRGPAPPRPTATPPSLPRTPVDQVDSESVHLRTHTPLSLGSIASLHDKEHTSGGSPRHSIASNNSSNPSTPPSPAHDHGSSSYDS is encoded by the exons ATGACAGAAGTAGTATCCAAAGATTTTGGTAAGGAGCATCCTTATCGAAAAAGAGACATGTCAGATTCGTCGCAACACCAATATAATCAACCTCCCCCTGATATTATGCCAAAGGGGCTTGCAATCAATG GCATAGGAGGAAGGTTACGCCAATTAGAAGCCGTTTTTATTGGTGGTCCTGTACAGGGGGAAGGAAGAGTTGGCCACACATTTTCTATTGAGACACTCATCGATATTTTACTTGTCTTATATGATGAATGCTGTAATTCTTCCTTACGACGTGAAAAGACTGTCTCCGATTTTATTGAATTTG TGAAACCAGTGGCCACTTGCATAAAGAGTTTGCAATTGGCACGAGAGGATTTTGAGATAGTAAAAGTTATAGGTAGAGGTGCATTTGGAGAAGTATGTGTAGTAAGAATGCGTGGTTCGGACAAAGTTTTTGCAATGAAAATTTTGAACAAATGGGAAATGTTGAAGCGTGCAGAAACTGCATGCTTCAGAGAGGAGCGAGATGTACTGGTGTACGGTGATCGTAGATGGATCACAAATCTTCATTATGCCTTTCAAGATGACAATAATTTG TATTTGGTCATGGATTATTACTGTGGTGGGGATCTATTAACGCTGTTAAGCAAATTCGAGGATCGCCTTCCAGAAGATAtggcacgtttttatatagCTGAAATGGTTTTGGCTATAGGATCCATACATGACTTACGTTATGTGCACCGTGATATTAAACCTGATAATGTTTTATTAGATGCAAATGGTCACATTAGATTAGCCGATTTTGGATCTTGTTTACGATTGTTCGAAGATGGCACCGTACAAAGTAATGTTGCTGTTGGTACACCAGATTATATTTCTCCAGAGATATTAAGG GCAATGGAAGATGGACAAGGACAATATGGACCTGAATGTGATTGGTGGTCATTAGGAGTATGCATGTATGAAATGCTGTATGGGGAGACACCTTTTTACGCGGAATCTCTAGTCGAAACATATGGAAAAATTATGAATCATAAG AATTGCTTTGACTTCCCAGCAGACGATATGTATGATGTTTCTGAAGAAGCAAAGGATTTAATGAGAAAGTTAATATGTAGTTCGGAGTTTAGATTAGGTCAGAATGGAATTGACGATTTTAAG AAACATCCATGGTTTGATGGAGTTAACTGGGACACTCTTAGGGACAGTACTGCACCTTACATTCCTGAAGTTTCCTCGCCAACTGATACATCAAATTTCGATGTTGATGATACAGATGTACGTAGTTCAGATGCTGTTCCACCAGCAGCGAATTCTGCGTTTTCTGCACTTCATTTACCATTCGTTGGCTTTAGTTTCACCCAAGGAAG TTGTATATCGGATCTGGGTTGTTTACCAGCTATAACTCAAAAAGATAAACGCGTGCAAATACTTGAAGAAGAAAATGCACAGTTAACGAAAGCAGTCGAAGATTTGAAGAATCAAGTCGGTCATTCTTTGCCAGGAATATCACCAGATTCCAACAATGCAACAAGAAAACTTCAGGACGAGATAAACACACTTACCAAACGCAACTGTG AGTTAGAATCACAATTAAAGTCTATGGAAGTACCACGAGAATTACGCAATCTAGACAATGGTGAAATGACAAAACTACGGGAATTAGAAAAGTTGGTTCGTTCTCTCCGTCTGGAAAAGGAGGAAGCTATCAAAGATAAATTGGATGTTCAAGAGAAGCTCAAACTCCAGGATAAAGAGTTAAAAGACGCATTAACGCAACGCAAACTAGCGATGGCTGAATATACTGAAGTCACAGATAAACTATCAGAACTaagacaacaaaaacaaaagttGTCTAGACAAGTCAGAGATAAAGAGGAAGAACTGGAAGTAGTAATGCAGAAGGTTGATAGTTTACGACATGATATTCGAAAAGCCGAGAAGCTTAGACGAGAGTTAGAAAATCGAGTAGAAGAAGCAATGGCGGAAACGAGcaaggaaagaaaattacgaGAACGCAGTGAGGAGTACTGTAAACAAATGCAAGAAGAGACTGAAAAGATTAGACAGAGGTCTATGGGTAATGATGTGAGCGCGAACCATGCATTAGCAACGCAAGAAATCAATAGGTTAAAGGCGGAGGTCGAGAAACTTGAAGTTCAGTACAATGAAAATCTTAATCAGCAACAAAGCAGATTCAATCTTGAAATTCGTAGTCTTCAAGAACAACTGCACGAGGCTGAAGCGAGAAGAGATTTACTCGAGCGAGAAGTTCAATTAACGAAGGAAAAATTAGACGCTGCGCGATTGGAGAATATTACTGATAGTGAGGAGACAATAAATGAATTAAGCAGACGTCACGAGAGAGAAAAAATTATGCTAgtcgaagaaaataaaaagcttATGTTAGAACTTAACACTCTTACGGATAGCGTTAATAGAATACAAGGTGAAAGACGCCAACTGGAAGATGAATACGAAGAATTAAGAAATAAGAAAGAAGCTATTGCGCAATGGGAAGCTCAGATAACTGAGATTATACAATGGGTATCCGATGAGAAAGATGCTAGAGGATATTTGCAG GCATTGGCCACGAAAATGACAGAAGAATTAGAGTTTTTGAAACATTCTGGCGGTGTAGGAGGTGTAGGAAGTGGCTCCACAATGGCAGATAAGAACTGGAGAAATCGTAGATCACAAAAACTTGATAAGATGGAACTTTTAAATCTTCAAAGTTCCTTACAAAGCGAAATACAAGCTAAACAGGCGATATCTGAAGAGCTTACAAAGACTCGATCGGATTTGATTGCTGCTCAAAA GGAATTAAGAGACTTCAGACAACGGTTTGATACTGTCACGCATGAGATAAAACGCAAAGAAATGCAAATAAAAGAGTTGCAAGCAAGGCTTGATACGGGTGACGGCT CTGTCCTATCCAGCAAAACGTCAAGCAAATCTTCAAACATCGTTTGCACCAAACCCCAACGCATCATCGTACACCAGCCGTCGTCACCCCTACCAGTAATGCGTGCTCCCCGCGTCACGACATGTCGCTTATTAACTAGATTCGTTCCCGTCAACACATTCATCAGTCAGAATGCCGTCGCCATCGTATCGCCACCTG TTTTAGAACGTCCTACGTCTCAAATGTCATATCTAGAACATTTTTTGAAAGAAACTGCGAGCAGTACGCGCCATGGAAGCGCAGATAGTGTCGAGGCtgatattgaagataatcgTGCACCAAGTATTTCCAGCAGCAAAAGTAATTTGTCCGAGCTCAGCATT GATCCGACATCACCTTTGTCTCATGAACTCTTAAACAAGTCATCTGCGTCCCATGGGCAAACCAGCCTTCAACCTAAACCGAAATCTCATCAATTTTTAGTAAGAACATTTTCAGCGCCTACAAAATGTAACCATTGCACTTCACTGATGGTGGGTTTAACAAGGCAAGGAGTGGTATGTGAAGTTTGTGGTTTCGCATGCCATATGCCTTGTTGCGATAAGGTGCCACCAATGTGTCCTGTGCCTCATGATCAAA CAAAACGACCATTGGGTATTGATCCCACACGAGGAATAGGTACTGCCTATGAAGGATATGTTAAAGTGCCAAAAATGGGTGGAGTGAAAAAGGGTTGGGTTCGTCAATTTGTAGTTGTTTGTGACTTCAAATTATTTCTTTATGATATTTCACCAGATCGTAATGCATTACCATCTGTATCCGTGTCTCAAGTCCTAGATATGCGAGATGAGGAATTCAGTGTTAGTTCTGTTCGAGATTCAGATGTCATACATGCTACAAAAAAAGATATTCCGTGCATATTTAGG ATAACAACATCTCTATTAGAACCACCTGGTTTGAGGAATCACACATTGATGCTTGCAGACACGGAAAGTGAAAAAACTAAATGGGTAGTTGCTTTGAGTGAACTGCATAGAATACTAAAGAAAAATAATCTTCCTAATACAACG ATTTTTAGAGCAAAAGAATTATTAGATAATACATTGGCGCTCATTAAAAATGTGATGTCAGGAGCAATTATTGATCCAGATCGTCTAGTCATTGGCACAGAAGAAGGCCTCTTCTGTTTAGATTTAGATCGTAGTG AAATTGCAAGAGTTGGGGAAGGCAAGAAAATATATCTACTGGAATATGTAACGGAAGAACAGTTAATTGTAGTTTTAAGTGGAAAACAACGTCATGTACGGCTGGTTCCAGTACGTGCATTGGATGGAGATGAAGTTGAATGGATTAAGGTTGCAGAAACTAAAGGATGTATTACCCTAACAACGGGAGTAGTGCGCCGCAGTCCATTAACATATTGTTTGTGTGTTGCCATTAAGAAACAG AACGCATCACAAGTAATCATCTATGAAATAACGCGTACGAAAACACGTCATAAACGTATACGTGAACTAATGTTACCATGTCACGCACAAACTCTGCAAGTTCTCTCTGAAGGCCGCTTTTGTGTCGGTTATCCTTCTGGTTTTTCTATCTACAGCATCTTAGGAGACCATCACGCAATTT CATTGGTCCACTCTGAGAATACGCTCTTAGGTTTTCTCACATATAGCGCTGTAGATGCTTTACGTTGTATCGAATTACCACGTGGTGAATTCTTATTAGTCTTCCATACATTGGCAGTATATGTCGACAGCCAAGGTAGAAAGAATAGAGATCGTGAAATTATGTACCCCGCTGTTCCTACGGCAGTTA GTTATTGTGAAGGTTACTTACTAGTTTATAGTGATACACACATCGATGTATTTGATTGTACAACGGGAGACTGGCTACAAACATTGAATGTGAAGCGGGCACGACCACTGAACACTTCAGGTTCTTTAACGTCTTGTATAATTAATGACATGCCACATGTTATTTTCCTAAGCAACTTGCATCAAC ACGCAAGCGGTAGGCAAATGACAAGACCACGGAGAAGATTCTCTTTAAGAGAAGGAAACAGAGCTGTTCGACCCACAGATAGACGCTCCAAAATGATATCAGCACCGACGAATTTCAATCATATCAGTCATGTGGGTCCAGGTAATGGGATACAG ATACAACGATTATTAGATTTGGCTACTACACTTGAAACAGCTGATCAACAGCATAGTAGTCATCATAGTAGCGCCCACTTACATAGCAGTCAACAAAGA TTAT